A genome region from Mammaliicoccus sp. Marseille-Q6498 includes the following:
- the groL gene encoding chaperonin GroEL (60 kDa chaperone family; promotes refolding of misfolded polypeptides especially under stressful conditions; forms two stacked rings of heptamers to form a barrel-shaped 14mer; ends can be capped by GroES; misfolded proteins enter the barrel where they are refolded when GroES binds): MAKELKFSEDARRSMLAGVDKLANAVKVTLGPKGRNVVLDKKFTSPLITNDGVTIAKEIELENPYENMGAKLVAEVANQTNDVAGDGTTTATVLAQAMIQEGLKNVTSGANPVGIREGIDKAVKVALEELRQISQPVEKKEEIAQVGSISAADEEIGKFISEAMEKVGNDGVITIEESKGFSTELEVVEGMQFDRGYTSPYMVTDSDKMIAELENPYILITDKKISSFQDVLPILEKILQTNRPILIVADDVEGDALTNIVLNRLRGTFTAVAVKAPGFGDRRKAMLDDLAILTGGQVITDDLGLDLKETSLDMLGEASKVQVTKDDTTIVEGQGDSVNIDARVGQIKAQIEETTSDFDRTKLQERLAKLAGGVAVIKVGAATETELKERKLRIEDALNSTRAAVEEGIVAGGGTALVSIYNKVAEVEAKGDVKTGVNIVLKALEAPLRQIVENAGLEGSIIVEKLKNAEEGVGYNAATEEWVNMLEAGIVDPTKVTRSALQNAASVAAMFLTTEAVVADIPADEPAAPDMGGMGGMPGMM; encoded by the coding sequence ATGGCTAAAGAATTAAAGTTTTCAGAAGATGCACGTCGCTCAATGCTTGCTGGCGTGGATAAATTAGCTAACGCAGTTAAAGTAACATTAGGACCTAAAGGACGTAATGTTGTATTAGATAAAAAATTCACATCACCACTTATTACAAATGATGGTGTAACAATAGCGAAAGAAATAGAATTAGAGAATCCATATGAGAACATGGGTGCTAAATTAGTAGCTGAAGTAGCAAATCAAACAAATGATGTTGCCGGTGACGGTACAACTACTGCAACTGTATTAGCACAAGCTATGATTCAAGAAGGACTTAAAAACGTAACAAGCGGTGCAAACCCTGTTGGTATCCGTGAAGGTATCGATAAAGCAGTTAAAGTCGCTTTAGAAGAATTACGTCAAATTTCACAACCAGTTGAGAAGAAAGAAGAAATCGCACAAGTAGGTTCTATCTCAGCTGCAGATGAAGAAATTGGTAAATTCATTTCTGAAGCTATGGAAAAAGTCGGTAATGACGGTGTTATTACAATTGAAGAATCAAAAGGATTCAGTACTGAACTAGAAGTAGTAGAAGGTATGCAATTCGATAGAGGTTATACTTCTCCATACATGGTTACAGATTCTGATAAAATGATCGCAGAATTAGAAAATCCTTATATCTTAATTACAGATAAGAAGATTTCATCATTCCAAGATGTTTTACCTATATTAGAAAAAATCTTACAAACAAATAGACCAATATTAATCGTTGCAGATGACGTAGAAGGCGACGCATTAACAAACATCGTACTTAACAGATTACGTGGTACATTTACAGCTGTAGCAGTTAAAGCACCAGGATTTGGTGACCGTCGTAAAGCAATGTTAGATGATTTAGCTATCTTAACAGGTGGACAAGTGATTACTGATGATTTAGGACTTGATTTAAAAGAAACTTCACTAGATATGTTAGGTGAAGCAAGTAAAGTACAAGTTACTAAAGATGACACTACAATTGTTGAAGGACAAGGTGACTCAGTAAACATCGATGCACGTGTTGGACAAATTAAAGCACAAATCGAAGAAACAACTTCAGACTTTGACCGTACAAAATTACAAGAACGTTTAGCTAAATTAGCTGGAGGCGTTGCAGTAATTAAAGTAGGTGCAGCAACTGAAACTGAATTAAAAGAACGTAAATTAAGAATTGAAGATGCATTAAACTCTACAAGAGCAGCAGTTGAAGAAGGTATTGTTGCAGGTGGTGGTACTGCATTAGTATCAATTTATAATAAAGTTGCAGAAGTAGAAGCTAAAGGCGACGTTAAAACAGGTGTAAATATTGTATTGAAAGCTTTAGAAGCACCATTACGTCAAATCGTTGAAAATGCAGGATTAGAAGGATCAATTATCGTTGAAAAACTTAAAAATGCAGAAGAAGGCGTTGGATATAACGCAGCAACTGAAGAATGGGTGAACATGTTAGAAGCGGGTATTGTAGACCCAACTAAAGTAACACGTTCAGCGTTACAAAACGCAGCATCAGTTGCAGCTATGTTCTTAACAACAGAAGCTGTAGTAGCAGACATTCCAGCAGACGAACCAGCAGCACCAGATATGGGCGGCATGGGCGGAATGCCAGGTATGATGTAA
- a CDS encoding aminotransferase class I/II-fold pyridoxal phosphate-dependent enzyme gives MNPLALELNEEIKKEYPVLLEMLSDLGKSIYYPKGILSQSGEAKGTKYNATIGMATTDEGIMYTDALYNQFGDQDPSDVFPYAPPQGDERLRNLWKNKILNDNPDLNDKYISKPVVINALTHGLSLAGDLFVDAEDTIMLPEHNWGNYKLTFGVRHSGQIETYQAFEEDGSFTLEYFKRALENYNKEKIVLVLNFPNNPTGYTPTVDEVNEMVTAIKELADRNTQVIAIVDDAYYGLFFEDVFKQSIFTPLTQLNHENIMPVKIDGATKEYFAWGFRVGFLTFGTQSESIQEALVAKLKGLIRSNVSSCSLPSQTAVVHAMEDPSFQSQVDENINILKERYEVTKEVAYREEYKALWTPYAFNSGYFMSVKLKDIDPEELRLHLIKEYSIGIIALNKTDIRIAFSCIEKSDIEYVFETIAKAIHDLK, from the coding sequence ATGAACCCACTAGCTTTAGAATTGAACGAAGAAATTAAAAAAGAATATCCAGTTTTATTGGAAATGCTTTCTGACTTAGGTAAATCTATTTATTACCCTAAAGGTATATTATCTCAATCAGGTGAAGCGAAAGGTACAAAATATAATGCAACAATTGGTATGGCAACGACTGATGAAGGTATTATGTACACTGATGCTTTATATAATCAGTTTGGTGATCAAGACCCAAGTGATGTATTCCCTTATGCGCCACCTCAAGGAGATGAGAGGTTACGTAATCTTTGGAAGAATAAAATTTTAAATGATAATCCTGATTTAAATGATAAATATATTTCTAAACCAGTTGTAATAAATGCGTTAACACATGGTTTATCATTAGCAGGTGATTTATTTGTAGATGCTGAAGATACAATTATGTTACCTGAGCATAACTGGGGTAACTATAAATTAACGTTTGGTGTTAGACATAGTGGTCAAATTGAAACGTACCAAGCATTTGAAGAAGACGGTAGTTTTACTTTAGAATATTTCAAACGCGCGCTTGAAAATTATAATAAAGAAAAAATTGTATTAGTATTGAATTTCCCTAACAACCCAACAGGCTATACGCCAACAGTTGACGAAGTGAATGAAATGGTTACAGCAATTAAAGAATTGGCTGATAGAAACACGCAAGTCATTGCTATAGTTGATGATGCTTATTATGGATTGTTCTTTGAAGATGTATTTAAACAATCTATATTTACACCACTTACTCAACTTAATCATGAAAATATTATGCCAGTGAAAATTGATGGCGCAACTAAAGAATATTTTGCATGGGGATTCCGTGTAGGATTTTTAACTTTTGGTACTCAAAGTGAATCAATTCAAGAAGCTTTAGTAGCTAAATTAAAAGGCTTAATTAGAAGTAACGTTTCAAGTTGTTCTTTACCAAGTCAAACAGCTGTCGTTCATGCAATGGAAGATCCTTCTTTCCAATCTCAAGTTGATGAAAATATTAATATCTTAAAAGAAAGATATGAAGTGACGAAAGAAGTAGCATATCGTGAAGAATATAAAGCACTTTGGACACCTTATGCATTTAATTCAGGTTACTTTATGTCTGTTAAATTAAAAGACATAGATCCAGAAGAATTAAGATTACATTTAATTAAAGAATATAGCATTGGAATTATTGCTTTAAATAAAACAGATATTCGTATTGCATTCAGTTGCATTGAGAAATCAGATATCGAATACGTATTTGAAACAATTGCAAAAGCGATTCATGATTTAAAATAA
- a CDS encoding GNAT family N-acetyltransferase, which translates to MIRSANRNDASKISELIYIIWNDMELPLIQDNDKSVVLDVIKQSIEEGHYRNYFEHIHVFEVEGEVAGFINTYDGGDEAVLESNWNKIDFKQDFKLEGTPLPEKEADQGDLYIESIAVFSDYRGQGIASKLIEYIFNYAKEQGFKNVSLNCEVENEGAMKLYRKFGFEPSYDRVLSGHDYKYMIKTI; encoded by the coding sequence ATGATTAGATCTGCAAATAGAAATGATGCTTCTAAAATTAGTGAGTTAATATATATTATTTGGAATGATATGGAGTTGCCTCTAATTCAAGATAATGATAAGTCAGTTGTGTTAGATGTGATTAAACAAAGTATAGAAGAAGGGCATTATAGAAATTACTTTGAACATATTCATGTGTTTGAAGTTGAAGGGGAAGTTGCTGGTTTCATTAATACTTATGATGGTGGTGATGAAGCGGTTCTTGAAAGTAATTGGAATAAGATTGATTTTAAACAAGATTTTAAATTAGAAGGTACGCCTTTACCTGAAAAAGAAGCGGATCAGGGAGATTTATATATTGAATCTATTGCTGTTTTTTCTGATTATAGAGGGCAAGGTATTGCGTCTAAATTAATTGAGTATATTTTTAATTATGCAAAGGAACAAGGTTTTAAAAATGTTTCATTAAACTGTGAAGTAGAAAATGAAGGTGCGATGAAATTATATAGAAAATTTGGATTCGAACCTAGTTACGATAGGGTACTAAGCGGTCATGATTATAAATATATGATTAAGACTATTTAA
- a CDS encoding methylated-DNA--[protein]-cysteine S-methyltransferase encodes MSLYQKSINTKAGNMIAIADETHLLLLHFINKSDIEKERSYLIRTTNQDILDESNNVLNQLEQELNLYFEGKLDKFTVPIKFNFGTPFQQKVWQALCDIPYGETISYKQLAENIGQPTAFRAVANANGKNHLTILVPCHRVIAADGGLGGYSSGIERKELILNIEKNI; translated from the coding sequence ATGAGTCTATATCAAAAATCAATTAACACAAAAGCTGGGAATATGATAGCAATTGCTGATGAAACACACCTATTGTTACTACATTTTATAAACAAATCAGATATTGAAAAAGAAAGATCATATTTAATTCGTACAACAAACCAAGATATATTAGATGAAAGTAATAATGTATTAAATCAATTAGAGCAAGAACTTAATTTATATTTCGAAGGTAAGCTAGACAAGTTTACAGTCCCAATAAAATTTAACTTCGGAACACCTTTTCAACAGAAAGTATGGCAAGCGTTATGTGATATACCATACGGCGAAACGATTTCATATAAACAATTAGCTGAGAATATAGGACAACCGACAGCATTTCGTGCAGTCGCAAATGCAAATGGCAAAAATCATCTCACAATCTTAGTTCCATGTCATAGAGTAATAGCTGCAGACGGTGGACTTGGTGGATATTCAAGTGGGATTGAACGAAAAGAATTAATCTTAAATATCGAGAAAAATATATAA